The following is a genomic window from Calliphora vicina chromosome 5, idCalVici1.1, whole genome shotgun sequence.
ttctataaattttttaattcttaaaaattgtatacattttggAAAAGAATAAAGAATTTCCTATATGTTGATATAATATATACATCTTAAAttttccactagtcaaatttatggattcaaatcAACAACTAACAGAAAAATTATAGAATCTTGCCGTTTTCTAAAAACGACACTGCATAGAAGTGTCGTAAACATAGAAGAACACTGCATGATGTAGTTCTAAAatgactgcgaagattaaaaacatgttaagccttatttaaaaaaatcggttagcaccactgaattcagcgtatccgaattagtttaagccactgggtgcccttcttgacagaaaaaaagtgtcaatttcgtgcacattgatattataagacaattatgaatgttaaagTCATTTTATGAAGGGGGACCTTGTTTCGGGACTAgaaacaaatgttgcccgattttcaccatactttacagtataatttcagaatatttgTGACTTAAACATGCGGGACTTTTTCCAATTTCTAGTTTTTacattgaaacatttgtacaatataaatttattcaaagtattggccataggataacatagagacgagatgtaattgtcaaaaacctatctcttatTTTGTCGCtgtatcagaaatattatttgttgtatttttgtttgacaaataggAGTGTCTCGTCTTTATAATTACTCTGTATGGTATTGggaattgttagctatgacccaTCTTTCTGGGAGTATATGGATTCGGTGCCAAAATAATTGCTCTTCTTTttaggccaagaacaaatcaatccaatttcggatgctgtgttccaaagtgaaacgtatcccagagagagagttctgcatcgatcgaaacaatagtagtcggacggagaacggtctggactataaatctggtgatgcaaaacttcccaaccattaaatactttttaattggTATTGAAGCATGTGCGTTTTAGTGATggcatattacggtttcatatctggccacatattctgcgCGCTTTTCGAccaatactcgcttcaaacgaatcagtttcgttcggtataggttccaTGTGAGGGTCTGGACAGATTTCAGCAGGACCCttttttttggttcaaaaattatttttatattattaaatagaaGACTTTCTATGGAAcatattgttatacaaaattctttctgtagaaaatattgataTACACATTGATTTTAAACGTGTTAAAATCCaatgcttttttatttaaaataaattattttaaaaactttataagcttagggcaaaattttaaaatttcatacaatttaatgaatgaaattgtttaacaaCAGATCaacagtaataataataataatagtagatcactttaaatattgaattacAACCGCTGCTCGTgcttgctttaaaaaaaaattagtagtaATAAACATCGATGTTTATtacaaaactaatttaaatagtttatattaaaaatagtttactaaaactgtttattttttgtatgaaagccatattaaatttcacataaatttaTGCAGCAACATCTGTACAGATCTTTAACAAGTTCCGTAGTAGGCATTGCGAtgatatatttaagaaaaaacactTAATTAAAACCACTTTTAATTACTCTTTTCAAATCCACTTGAATTTTATACCTTTTTCAATAACTGCGGTCATTTTGTGGCtcctttttatatattcaaaaaggataaaattaaaaaataatagtaattaattaattttatttagttgtatatattttcatatttttctttaaccACTCTaggaaatttttcaattattatttgcaCTTTAAACCGTAACACACGTCTAGAGCACACGagcaaaataattaatataaaacaaaatttgaattttaactgATGTTTAAGCTTATTTCTTTGCAGTTATTTTCTACATATTTGCTCGGCCGAGATTCCTGCCAATGACCGACTGGTTGACTGAATGTGTGTAATCGTGAAATCAGTCAGTAAACGTTCTCTGGTATCTAGATTTTAATGATAGTGATTTATTAGAAACtcatattgatttatttatactCGTACTATGCCAGTATAACAGTTTCAATTTGCTTAGACTTAGCGAAGCCATAAACCTTTTATTAGTTGAATGTTGCCAAATTGAATAACACAtccattagagtgctccaagattgtatggacgaaaaaaaaattctaggtacaggcccctttagaatttttctgaaaaattttgtcattaaaaaattacttttgcaaaataatttaaaagaatagaaatgtgtacgtaattgtcgttataataagatataaaagacaaaaattgtttaaaaactgttaaagttattaaaaaatcgcctggccattaatgtgtctcaggccactagaacaacacatttatgaacaaaattaacatattttgagaaatgttaaaaaagcttatttttacctaaaatgtatccatatttacttgtatattagtttttgtcctcgtatgataccgttaacctattcacaggtatgaccaaaaaaaatttaattttttttaacggcagtttcaaaactccaatttcaaatttttaaaaatttttttaaataaatttcagaatttgctgatcatcacatggggattttttaacaacataatagggaatacaagtgtttaaaatgtatatcaataccttctatagtttttccgtacctgcgatataaattttgcgattttcgagaaaaaactaattttttggccatattttggcgaatgaaccgaatttccttactgttattaattttaaataaaatttgttcagaatattatagtccaggtaattttaaatatagtttgaaagttttcctaatATCGGAAAACGTTaccccttaaatcgtgaagggcaaaagtaaatttttccaatatttagaatttctaatggaaatatagcgaaatgttatatattttttggccgattttgatgaaacttaagaaaaatataacatgaagtctagtatttacaataacagtacaaaaatggaaattaaccagTAAGAGcactgcgaataggttaactgtatcctataaagatacatatacaagtaaatatggatatattttaagtaagaatacactttagttttaatatttctcaaaatatgttatttttgttccaacattttttgttttagtggCCTGAggcacattaatggcctggcgattatttaataacataaacattttttaaccaatttttgtcttttatatcttattagaacgacaattacgacacgtttcgattcttttaaattaaattgcaaacatttaaaaaaaacttaaaaaaatgcattgtttccccttgtaaatgcacctcaaaactaaatcgaaagtcgggtTGCCCTTCtgagaacaagctaaaaatttgtttggtggtattttaggtcactACGAAAGTTTtcaccgtttcaacatttcaaaaaatttaaatctaagggacactctagtaGACATGTCATATAAAATCCCATATTAGTGGATAGGGAATTTTGTctatttctcaaaaatatatatgtataatatttgacaattaaataattcgttgaaaacttttttgaaaaatttgaaaatatgctTTTGATTGAGTGTTTGAGAAGacacaaaattttgcaaattaaaataaatttttatttaagaaaataaaaacaaattttttaatttgttattagcaaggcaaggattttcatgcactaaaaaattaaaaatatgcgcttataatatgcactataaagagagaaaatatgcactaaaaatgacaaaaatatgcaataaaaacaagttttttatttgaatatatttattaataaacgaaaaatataaatttcactattttcatATAAGGAAATTATATGGGGGCCagtagaaataatggaccgattctaaccaaattcaatagacttcgtccttggagCAGTAGAAAAGATTGTACCAAAtgttgtcgaattatctttgacaaaaaaacacgaTTTCGTTACATCATATGTATACATCCAACGGTTAATTACAGACTATTCTGCAGCTATTATCGAATTACTTCGttagcaaaattttaatgatttcttgcaaaCATTAATTTTCTGACATTAGGGGGTATTAGGAACAAAGATCTGGTGGATAAATACTAGAACGGGATACTTGAGGTTTATGGCCCTTacagcaaaacatttttcttcccGAGACAAAAATATTGATCTATCATACTTTAAGATCCGACTGTAAACGGCAAtgatataacgaaaaatgtaaaaaggcaACCCCAACGTTCGGAAAAAAATGATTGGTAACTGTCTTGCAGAAATACATTATACATATTAGGGGGTGTACGGAGGTTTTTTTTGAGGTACGGTCTAATGTACAATGTACACAGATATAAAAGTATatccaaaacaaaattaaatatgcaataaaatggaaaaatatgctaaatgtatgcatttaaaagaaaaaaatgcaaaatatgcatttataacaaaaaatgcaaaaatatgcaacaacaaatcgatgccattatgttgcaaattcttcgattcggaaagataaattgtcaaaagtgaTATTGAGTTACTGACAacaaacatgcatttgaataGAAATCCTTGCCCGcaattcccaaatttttttggaaaaatccaaaaattgtttttttagttaTCGGAACCCATTacgaaataattaagaacatattcaggcatctaaaatgggttactaaagttgaattttgcataaaaataggcgatttttttcaatagaaagtatagtgtattttctatagaaaatattgtttataactgTACTTTCTAAAAAAAcgtattttctgtagaatgttttcagtataacagtgttttctatagaaaatattgtgtataataagaaaaaaatatttttttcaataaaaatattaagaatttttataccctacgccaccatagtggggagggtattatgcgtttgtgcagatgtttgtaacgcccaaaaatattagtctaacacccaccttaaagtataccgatcgaattagaatcactttctgactccgatgtccgtccgtctggtcggctggctggatggctgtccatataaaccttgtgcgcagagtataggtctcaatttagaagatatttcgatgaaattcgACACATATTATTtattcggctcaaggaccaagcctattgaaactggctgaaatcgggcaattatttcacctagcccccatacaaatgtcctcccgaaattggactttatcggtcataaatgtttaatttatatatgtatctccacaaattccgctccaaataatttttatacacacaaaattcatgtcaccaaattttgttacgatcggtccataattagtcatagctcccatatatacccgcttccgaaaatcactttaacgtgtataaatcgcttaaaaattttggtaaacacacaaaattcaacatagttaactttaatatagacataaatcacacgacctaatttcatggtgatcggtccataattggtcatagcccccatataaggcccacttccgaaaatcactcaaaaatataaattattgaaattttaaaagaaaattttttgttgctcttttacttgtgTAGGGTATtgtatactttcttacttgttttgtttgattttgtgatcTTTGTGAATATTTATTGGAATTTAGggtctcattttataaaacgaaacgttaGCAATTTGTATAAAGAATACTGTGAaaagaatatttgaatattttccatacaaaattttgctAATGTTTGCCGTTTCGTTTTTTGTCGTTTCGTATTAAAGccttataaattttgtatttggatACGAAACTTTGTGTTTTCTGTGTACGGAACTGCTGTGGGGTTTTAATATATGAgggatgaaaatttaaatttttgttcggtatcaaaatctttataaaatgaaaattttcattcaatAATTTGTGTTCAAAAGAAAAGACAAACTAAAGCGGATTTGTATCTGTAGATAGATGCTATAATGTTTGAAGGTATATTTGCTTTCTTGAgatgtattttataataatttattgcaatatatTAAAACAGTATAACTTTTATCACTCCACTTAAAACTATGTATAAACTTATTCTAAAATCTCAATTTAATACTTAATATCTAATGGTGTTTTCCTTTTGCAGTCTTCATTTTGTATATCCTTGGACAGAAGGAAATTCTCATCATCCCAGGGCTGTAATTTTGTGGACCCAAAGACAATATAGAAAAGATTGGCCAAAGCAAACACTGCAGCCGATATGGCAAACACAATTTGCCATTCAATGCGATCAgtctaaaatttacaataaattttaaattgaaaaagtactatcaactctacaaaataaaaacttaccTCATCCTCAACAATGAGACCCACTAATAGGGGCGTTAAAATCGGCACTACATTAGCTGGAGTATTAACAATACCCATTAGAATTCCGGCATGATTGGGTGACAAATCTATAGTGTTGAGAGCACTGCCTATAGTAGAACCAGCATTAACGCCCACATTGGCCGTCATCAAAACAATGGCCAAGGTTTTTTGATCTTTGTCCACAAATCCCACAAGTATAAGGCCAATAGCTGGTATCCAGGCAGATAgggaattgaaaatttttctaaCCGCATTGAGTGTTAGGATTTGACGGTTCAAAAGTATATCGGCCGCAATAAGATAAACATACGACATACAAAACATGGCAAAATAAGGCAAGGCGGAATATAAGGCATTATTTTTCATATCCATGCCTAAAACGGCATTCATATACGAAGGAATTTCAGCCTGCAAAGTCGAAAAGCCCCAAGAGTTGGCTGATCTGGCCACCAATAAAGCCCATACTGGCCATGAGCTTAAAATAGCTTTCCAGGGTACTGGTATAGACTTTGGCGCTGCATTCACATCATGTTCCTTTAaggcatttttggaattttctataTAACTTCTTTCAGCTTCTGAAATTAATTTCGATTCATTGGGAGAATTGGCGGCAAACATAAGCCATAGCGCACACCAAAATATACCAATACCACAGGACATATACGAAATACCAGGCCAGCCAATTGTCGAAGCCGCTACAATGCCACTCAGAAACATGGCCAACAATGCACCACATTCAATACCAGTATTGGCCAAAGCACCTAGACGATTGCGTTCGTTTACCGGACACCAGGCGGCTAAATGGGCGTGTACACATGGAAAGAGTAGACCCTGGAATAGGCCCTGTATCATACGAATACCACAATAGACCTGCCAACCGCCCCAATCTACTGTTAGAGGTATGAGCACAGCCACACCAGCCGAACCAAAAGTCGATACAAACATTATTAGTTTGGCACCAAAACGTTTGCAAAGGAAGCCTCCAGGAAATTGTGTTACAAAATAGCCCCAAAAGAAACTGGAGAGTATATAGGATTTTTGCATTTCTGTCCACTCATACTCCTGATAATGAAAATGAAGACAAAGTTAGTTGCCCAACATTAcacaaataatgaaatttttttacttaCGGGAAAGTTTGGATTTGTGGTCTCCGCATTTGTCATGGCCACCACTGATACACCCGCATTGTATTTGACTATATAATTCACCGTTATACAGAGAAACATTAGAAATACTTGAACATGTCGTTGACCCAAGGTGGGACCTGTTTTAAGAGAATTGGAAATATAAGAAATTCATTACATTAAATATCAATACAATAATTTCAGATGAAGTTCAATAAGAAAATCAAACACTTCATACTAGATCTTTACTACTTttcactttatatttttttttctacattttcttaaattctaATATTAACACTTAAAAACTTCGTTTTTATTACCCTTAATTATATCCGCCGTCATAATTTAAAACTATGTATTGTATATGCAAATTAAATCCAAATCCTCTTAGCCGATGTACTTTAGAACAACGCACCACCACCGCCTGAGTGGACGTCTCAAATCGAACtcatttcataaacaaaatatcAACGTTAAAGGAAACTTTGAGCACTTAAGATCGTTGTGGATTGTTTTGATTTActtctgcaaaaaaaatattaaattgcaatgaTACTCACTATTATCAACAATAAATATAACCAAATTTATGTCAAAAAGAAACACTCGAAAagccaaaaatcttaaattaatcgaaagtgataataaaatttggatttagctggtaaagaaataaatataattgttcAAATAACTTACCAGTtggaaaatagtttttcaaatttagcaCTACTTTTGAACATTCAAAATACTTGTATACAAATGCAGTGGAATGGCTCATGTTTTAATTCCCGCCAAAGAGTCA
Proteins encoded in this region:
- the LOC135961472 gene encoding putative inorganic phosphate cotransporter, with protein sequence MTADIIKGPTLGQRHVQVFLMFLCITVNYIVKYNAGVSVVAMTNAETTNPNFPEYEWTEMQKSYILSSFFWGYFVTQFPGGFLCKRFGAKLIMFVSTFGSAGVAVLIPLTVDWGGWQVYCGIRMIQGLFQGLLFPCVHAHLAAWCPVNERNRLGALANTGIECGALLAMFLSGIVAASTIGWPGISYMSCGIGIFWCALWLMFAANSPNESKLISEAERSYIENSKNALKEHDVNAAPKSIPVPWKAILSSWPVWALLVARSANSWGFSTLQAEIPSYMNAVLGMDMKNNALYSALPYFAMFCMSYVYLIAADILLNRQILTLNAVRKIFNSLSAWIPAIGLILVGFVDKDQKTLAIVLMTANVGVNAGSTIGSALNTIDLSPNHAGILMGIVNTPANVVPILTPLLVGLIVEDETDRIEWQIVFAISAAVFALANLFYIVFGSTKLQPWDDENFLLSKDIQNEDCKRKTPLDIKY